One Elgaria multicarinata webbii isolate HBS135686 ecotype San Diego chromosome 6, rElgMul1.1.pri, whole genome shotgun sequence DNA segment encodes these proteins:
- the LOC134400960 gene encoding survival of motor neuron protein-like, with amino-acid sequence MASRSEDEGVLFRRGTGQSDDSDIWDDTALIKAYDKAVASFKNALKNGDCSEPLDKTEQNAGTKRKNNKKNKSRKKSNAAQQKQWRVNDACSAVWSEDGNVYQATITSINWKKGTCVVIYTGYGNREEQNLSDLLPPIDAEGTNEERSAAENDNETQYSTDESDLSLQSPGNKHNRAKSAQWNSPFPPPPLPPMPGSGRTGMKFSGPPPFLSGWPPSFPSGPPLIPPPPLFSPDSPDDEEALGSMLIAWYMSGYHTGYYLGLKQSRMEAALGKHAHSK; translated from the exons ATGGCTTCTCGCAGCGAGGACGAAGGGGTGCTGTTCAGACGCGGGACTGGGCAG AGCGATGATTCTGATATATGGGATGATACGGCACTCATAAAAGCATATGATAAAGCAGTTGCATCCTTCAAG AATGCTTTAAAGAATGGAGACTGTTCAGAGCCTTTGGATAAAACCGAGCAAAATGCTgggacaaaaagaaaaaacaataaaaagaacaaaagtagAAAGAAAAGTAATGCTGCACAACAGAAACAG TGGAGAGTTAATGATGCATGCAGTGCAGTTTGGTCTGAAGATGGCAATGTGTACCAAGCAACTATTACCTCAATCAACTGGAAGAAAGGGACTTGCGTAGTTATCTATACTGGATATGGAAATAGGGAAGAGCAAAATCTATCAGATCTTCTACCACCAATTGATGCTGAGGGAACAAACGAAGAGAGAAGTGCTGCTGAG AATGATAATGAGACTCAGTATTCAACAGATGAAAGTGACCTATCCTTACAGTCACCTGGAAACAAACACAATCGTGCAAAATCAGCACAATGGaattccccctttcctcctccaccgCTACCACCAATGCCAGGCTCAGGACGG ACTGGAATGAAATTCAGTGGACCTCCACCTTTCTTATCAGGCTGGCCTCCATCATTTCCATCAGGACCACCG ttGATACCACCTCCTCCACTTTTTAGCCCAGATTCTCCTGATGATGAAGAAGCATTGGGAAGTATGTTGATAGCCTGGTATATGAGTGGGTATCACACGGGCTACTATCTG GGTTTAAAACAGAGCCGAATGGAAGCTGCCTTGGGGAAACATGCCCACTCAAAGTAG